The following proteins are encoded in a genomic region of Catharus ustulatus isolate bCatUst1 chromosome 4, bCatUst1.pri.v2, whole genome shotgun sequence:
- the LOC116995219 gene encoding cullin-associated NEDD8-dissociated protein 1, with product MASASYHISNLLEKMTSSDKDFRFMATNDLMTELQKDSIKLDDDSERKVVKMILKLLEDKNGEVQNLAVKCLGPLVSKVKEYQVETIVDTLCTNMLSDKEQLRDISSIGLKTVIGELPPASSGSALAANVCKKITGRLTSAIAKQEDVSVQLEALDIMADMLSRQGGLLVNFHPSILTCLLPQLTSPRLAVRKRTIIALGHLVMSCGNMVFVDLIEHLLTELSKNDSMSTTRTYIQCIAAISRQAGHRIGEYLEKIIPLVVKFCNVDDDELREYCIQAFESFVRRCPKEVYPHVSTIINICLKYLTYDPNYNYDDEDEDENAMDADGGDDDDQGSDDEYSDDDDMSWKVRRAAAKCLDAVVSTRHEMLPEFYKTVSPALIARFKEREENVKADVFHAYLSLLKQTRPVQSWLCDPDAMEQGETPLTMLQSQVPNIVKALHKQMKEKSVKTRQCCFNMLTELVNVLPGALTQHVPVLVPGIIFSLNDKSSSSNLKIDALSCLYVILCNHSPQVFHPHVQALVPPVVACVGDPFYKITSEALLVTQQLVKVIRPLDQPTSFDATPYIKDLFTCTIKRLKAADIDQEVKERAISCMGQIICSLGDSLGSDLPSTLQIFLERLKNEITRLTTVKAMTLIAGSPLKIDLRPILGEGVPILASFLRKNQRALKLGTLSALDILIKNYSDSLTAAMIDAVLDELPPLISESDMHVSQMAISFLTTLAKVYPSSLSKISGSILNELIGLVRSPLLQGGALSAMLEFFQALVVTGTNNLGYMDLLRMLTGPVYSQSTALTHKQSYYSIAKCVAALTRACPKEGPAVVGQFIQDVKNSRSTDSIRLLALLSLGEVGHHIDLSGQIELKSVILEAFSSPSEEVKSAASYALGSISVGNLPEYLPFVLQEITSQPKRQYLLLHSLKEIISSASVIGLKPYVENIWALLLKHCECAEEGTRNVVAECLGKLTLIDPETLLPRLKGYLASGSSYARSSVVTAVKFTISDHPQPIDPLLKNCIGDFLKTLEDPDLNVRRVALVTFNSAAHNKPSLIRDLLDTVLPHLYNETKVRKELIREVEMGPFKHTVDDGLDIRKAAFECMYTLLDSCLDRLDIFEFLNHVEDGLKDHYDIKMLTFLMLVRLSTLCPSAVLQRLDRLVEPLRATCTTKVKANSVKQEFEKQDELKRSAMRAVAALLTIPEAEKSPLMSEFQSQISSNPELAAIFESIQKDSSSTNLESMDTS from the exons GTTCTGCATTAGCAGCTAATGTTTGCAAAAAGATCACAGGGCGACTCACTAGTGCTATAGCCAAGCAGGAAGATGTGTCTGTTCAGCTGGAGGCACTGGATATCATGGCTGATATGCTGAGCAG GCAAGGAGGACTGCTTGTTAACTTCCATCCTTCAATTCTGACCTGTCTGCTCCCCCAGCTGACCAGCCCAAGACTTGCTGTGAGGAAAAGAACCATCATTGCTCTTGGTCACCTGGTTATGAGTTGTGGCAATATGGTTTTTGTTGACCTCATTGAACATCTGTTGACAGAGCTGTCTAAAAATGATTCCATGTCAACAACTAGGACCTATATACAGTGTATTGCTGCTATCAGTAGGCAAGCAGGTCATAGAATAg GTGAATATCttgagaaaataattcctttggTTGTAAAGTTTTGTAATGTAGATGATGATGAACTACGAGAGTACTGCATTCAAGCCTTTGAATCTTTTGTTAGGAG GTGTCCTAAAGAAGTTTATCCTCATGTATCTACTATTATAAACATTTGTCTTAAATATCTTACTTACGATCCTAATTACAAttatgatgatgaagatgaagatgaaaatgCTATGGATGctgatggtggtgatgatgatgatcaaG ggAGTGATGATGAATAtagtgatgatgatgacatgAGCTGGAAAGTGAGACGTGCAGCTGCTAAATGTCTGGATGCTGTGGTTAGCACAAGACACGAAATGCTTCCAGAATTCTACAAAACTGTATCTCCTGCTTTAATAGCCAGATTCAAAGAACGTGAAGAGAATGTTAAAGCAGATGTTTTTCATGCatatctttctcttttaaaacaaactcGACCTGTGCAAAGTTGGCTTTGTGATCCTGATGCAATGGAACAAGGAGAGACACCTTTGACAATGCTTCAGAGTCAG GTTCCCAACATAGTTAAAGCCTTGCACAAACAGATGAAGGAGAAAAGTGTGAAGACTCGTCAGTGCTGCTTTAACATGCTGACTGAGCTAGTAAATGTGTTACCTGGAGCCCTAACACAACATGTTCCTGTGCTTGTACCAG gaataattttttcactgaatgaCAAATCAAGTTCTTCTAATCTGAAGATTGATGCTTTGTCCTGTTTGTATGTGATCCTCTGCAATCATTCTCCCCAAGTCTTTCATCCTCATGTTCAAGCATTGGTACCTCCAGTTGTAGCTTGTGTTGGTGACCCATTTTACAAGATAACATCAGAGGCACTTTTGGTTACCCAACAACTTGTGAAGGTTATTCGACCTTTAGACCAGCCTACTTCCTTTGATGCTACTCCTTACATCAAAGATTTGTTTACTTGTACAATCAAGAGATTAAAGGCTGCAGACATTGATCAGGAGGTGAAAGAAAGGGCAATATCTTGCATGGGTCAAATCATTTGTAGCCTTGGTGACAGTCTAGGCTCAGACCTGCCTAGTacacttcagatttttctggagAGACTGAAGAATGAGATCACTAGGTTAACTACAGTGAAGGCCATGACACTGATTGCTGGTTCTCCTTTGAAGATAGATTTGAGACCAATCCTTGGGGAAGGAGTTCCTATTCTTGCCTCTTTTTTGAGAAAGAACCAGCGAGCTTTGAAGCTGGGCACTCTTTCTGCGCTAGATATTTTAATTAAGAATTACAGTGACAGCTTGACAGCTGCCATGATTGATGCAGTCCTGGATGAGCTTCCACCTCTGATTAGCGAAAGTGATATGCACGTATCACAGATGGCCATCAGTTTTCTGACAACGCTGGCTAAAGTATATCCTTCCTCCCTGTCAAAGATTAGTGGCTCCATTCTCAATGAACTTATTGGGCTGGTAAGATCACCCTTACTGCAGGGTGGAGCACTTAGTGCCATGCTAGAATTTTTCCAAGCTTTGGTTGTGACTGGTACAAATAATTTAGGCTATATGGATTTACTGCGCATGTTAACGGGTCCAGTGTactcacagagcacagcacttACTCACAAGCAGTCTTACTATTCCATTGCCAAATGTGTTGCTGCCCTTACTCGAGCCTGCCCTAAGGAAGGACCGGCTGTTGTAGGTCAGTTCATTCAAGATGTTAAGAACTCCAGGTCCACAGATTCCATTCGTCTTTtggctttgctttctcttgGGGAAGTTGGGCATCACATTGACTTAAGTGGACAAATCGAGCTGAAGTCTGTAATACTGgaagctttctcttctcccagtGAAGAAGTCAAGTCAGCGGCATCATATGCCTTAGGCAGTATTAGTGTTGGCAATCTTCCTGAGTATCTGCCATTTGTCCTACAAGAAATAACCAGTCAACCCAAGAGGCAATATCTTCTTCTGCATTccttgaaagaaataattagcTCTGCGTCCGTGATTGGTCTCAAACCATATGTTGAGAACATCTGGGCCTTACTCCTGAAACACTGTGAATGTGCAGAAGAGGGTACAAGGAATGTTGTTGCTGAATGCTTGGGCAAGCTTACGTTGATAGACCCAGAGACTCTGCTTCCACGACTCAAGGGGTACTTGGCATCAG GGTCCTCATATGCTCGAAGTTCAGTGGTTACTGCTGTTAAGTTCACTATTTCCGATCATCCACAGCCAATAGACCCACTCTTGAAGAACTGCATAG GTGATTTTCTGAAAACTCTGGAGGACCCAGATCTCAATGTCAGGAGAGTAGCCCTAGTGACATTTAATTCAGCTGCCCACAATAAACCATCTTTGATAAGGGACCTCTTAGATACTGTGCTTCCTCATCTTTACAATGAAACAAAAGTCAGAAAGGAATTAATCAGAGAG GTGGAAATGGGACCATTTAAGCATACAGTTGATGATGGGTTGGACATAAGGAAAGCAGCTTTTGAGTGCATGTATACTCTATTGGATAGCTGTTTGGATAGACTAGATATATTTGAATTCTTAAACCATGTTGAAGATGGTCTGAAGGATCACTATGATATTAAG ATGCTGACATTTTTAATGTTGGTGAGGCTGTCTACGCTTTGTCCGAGTGCGGTGCTGCAGAGACTGGACAGGCTCGTCGAACCTCTGCGTGCTACATGTACAACTAAG GTAAAGGCGAACTCAGTGAAACAGGAGTTTGAAAAGCAAGATGAACTAAAACGATCTGCAATGAGAGCTGTAGCAGCACTTCTGACCATTCCAGAAGCAGAGAAGAGTCCATTAATGAGTGAATTTCAGTCACAGATAAGCTCTAACCCTGAGCTGGCAGCCATCTTTGAAAGTATCCAAAAAGATTCATCATCCACTAACTTGGAATCAATGGACACTAGTTAG